A part of Bacillus thuringiensis genomic DNA contains:
- a CDS encoding YhgE/Pip domain-containing protein, whose amino-acid sequence MVIINQIKGGEKKMFKNKLLLLSPVIALLVVFIFSLTLFPTVQPKPKNLPIAIVNEDQGVEIPNQPKMNMGQTIVDNMKKTSKAEEEPAVKWIEVKNKESVQKGLNNQEYYAALVIPKDFSTKQASLRTQQPSSPEVEIFINQGMNTAASTMAGQMLNAIVDNVNNTVRAQLLEGLKAKGATLTADQVSNVVTPITKKVTNVNETGKNSANGNSPISLFQPLWIASLASAAIIFIAIRKIPVGSRKENFILKVKQIVTGAIAALVIGFGLTWIADGMVGLNISNFTDTALFLSITSFSFFLMISAVLSLVGLNGIGLFALLLFFGAPLLSLAPEMLSPFYQDWVYTWLPMRFMIEGLREIFFFGKGLSWSTPVTALVWIGAVSMVIILMTAFKRSIIKEHTTELNA is encoded by the coding sequence TTGGTTATTATAAATCAAATTAAAGGAGGAGAAAAGAAAATGTTTAAAAATAAACTTTTATTGTTATCACCGGTTATTGCACTACTTGTAGTTTTTATTTTTTCATTAACATTATTTCCAACTGTTCAACCTAAACCGAAAAACTTGCCAATCGCAATTGTAAATGAGGACCAAGGGGTAGAAATTCCGAATCAACCGAAAATGAATATGGGGCAAACGATTGTTGATAATATGAAAAAGACATCAAAAGCAGAGGAAGAACCTGCGGTAAAGTGGATAGAAGTAAAAAATAAGGAATCCGTGCAAAAAGGCTTAAATAATCAAGAGTATTACGCGGCGTTAGTCATTCCGAAAGACTTTAGTACGAAGCAGGCATCGTTACGAACACAACAGCCATCTTCGCCAGAGGTAGAAATATTTATAAATCAAGGAATGAATACAGCAGCTTCAACTATGGCAGGACAAATGTTAAATGCGATCGTTGATAATGTGAACAATACTGTTCGCGCGCAACTATTAGAAGGGTTGAAAGCAAAAGGAGCTACTTTAACAGCAGACCAAGTTTCAAATGTAGTAACACCGATTACGAAGAAAGTAACAAATGTGAATGAAACCGGCAAAAATAGTGCAAATGGTAACTCACCAATTTCTTTATTCCAGCCGTTATGGATTGCAAGTTTAGCGAGCGCAGCAATCATCTTTATTGCAATTCGTAAAATACCAGTTGGCTCACGAAAAGAAAACTTTATATTGAAAGTAAAACAAATCGTAACAGGGGCTATTGCGGCACTTGTAATCGGATTTGGACTAACATGGATTGCGGACGGAATGGTAGGACTAAACATTTCGAATTTCACAGATACGGCACTGTTTTTATCTATTACATCCTTTAGTTTCTTCTTAATGATTTCTGCAGTGCTTTCATTAGTTGGACTAAATGGGATCGGTTTATTCGCTCTCTTACTATTCTTTGGGGCACCGTTATTATCATTAGCACCGGAAATGTTGTCGCCATTTTACCAAGACTGGGTGTATACATGGTTGCCGATGCGATTTATGATTGAAGGACTTAGAGAAATATTCTTCTTTGGAAAAGGGTTAAGCTGGAGTACACCTGTTACTGCGCTCGTTTGGATTGGTGCGGTAAGTATGGTTATTATTTTAATGACTGCTTTCAAACGTAGTATAATAAAGGAACATACAACAGAATTAAACGCTTAG
- a CDS encoding TetR/AcrR family transcriptional regulator: MRDSNLDLRVVRTKTAIRNALVELIEEKGFDAITVKDITTKANINRGTFYAHYQDKFDLMTKCQEDIMYEFSKIAKKKFPEVIADLGSNPSPTMPFILITSILEFLNENSAFIKAVLSPKGDLSFQTKLKDFMWKTLFEDTNGALINKENLLVPSQYLTSYMASAHIGVIQQWLNSGQKETPEEIARILSTIAVHGPFYAAGLKK; encoded by the coding sequence TTGCGTGATAGTAATTTAGATTTACGTGTTGTTCGTACGAAAACTGCCATACGAAATGCATTGGTGGAACTAATTGAAGAAAAAGGTTTTGACGCCATTACAGTGAAAGATATTACAACGAAAGCAAACATTAATCGCGGTACTTTCTATGCGCACTATCAAGATAAATTTGATTTAATGACGAAATGCCAAGAAGATATTATGTACGAGTTTTCTAAAATTGCCAAAAAGAAATTCCCGGAAGTCATTGCTGACCTTGGATCAAACCCTTCTCCAACAATGCCATTTATACTTATCACTTCTATTCTTGAATTTCTAAATGAAAATAGTGCTTTTATTAAAGCTGTACTTAGCCCGAAAGGAGACTTGTCTTTCCAAACAAAATTGAAGGATTTTATGTGGAAAACACTATTTGAAGATACGAATGGTGCTCTCATTAATAAAGAAAATTTACTTGTCCCAAGCCAATACTTAACTTCTTATATGGCATCAGCTCATATAGGTGTCATCCAGCAATGGTTAAATAGTGGCCAAAAAGAAACACCTGAGGAAATTGCTCGTATTTTATCTACAATCGCAGTTCATGGGCCTTTTTATGCGGCTGGTTTAAAGAAATGA
- a CDS encoding immune inhibitor A domain-containing protein produces MKKKPFKVLSTLAATAVLSCTFGFSSQSVYAATPSHTGTVSPIDENLIQEDRLADALKKRGVISESTSKEDTLKAVEKYVEKKKGENAGKEPAAGDSVSREAFDFLKKVKDAKADAKEKVDQPAGGPVVGEAPVKGGLNGKVPTTSAKQKQYNGDVRKDKVLVLLVEFADFKHNNIDQVPGYMYSNDFNPEHYQKMLFGDEPFTLFDGSKVPTFKQYYEEQSGGSYTVDGTVTKWLTVPGNAADYGADAGDGGHDNKGPKGPRDFVKEALNAAVESGIDLSEFDQYDQYDNNGDGNKNEPDGLIDHLMVIHAGVGQDGGGGRLGDDAIWSHRWNLGTPYPIEGTKAKVDNWGGKMAAYDYTIEPEDGAVGVFAHEFGHDLGLPDEYDTKYSGAGEPINSWSVMSGGSWAGKIAGTTPPSFSPQNKEYFQKNMGGNWANIVEVDYDKLNRGIGLATYLDQSVTKSARPGLIRVNLPDKDVKGIQPAFGKKYYYSTKGDNLHTTLETPVFDLTNATQAKFDYKTLYEIETEYDFLEVHAVTEDGKKTLVDRIGEKNVKNGLDTTDGKWVDKSYDLSTFKGQKIKLAFEYITDGGLAPNGFTLDNATLTVDGNVVFSDDAEGEAKLKLNGFVVSNGFDKKKHNYYLEWRNYAGADQALKYSSGVPYNTGLVVWYADSSFTDNWVGLHPGEGFLGVVDSHPEAIVGTLNGKPTVQNSTRFQIADAAFSFNQAPAWKVVSPTRGTYDYKGLPGVTKFDDSKSYMNDLISDAGRKLPKLGLKFEVVGQADDNSAGAVRLYR; encoded by the coding sequence ATGAAGAAAAAACCTTTTAAGGTGCTGTCTACGCTTGCGGCGACAGCTGTGCTTAGTTGCACATTTGGATTTAGTAGTCAATCTGTTTATGCGGCAACGCCGTCTCATACAGGAACTGTAAGTCCAATTGATGAAAATTTAATTCAAGAGGATCGTTTAGCAGATGCACTCAAGAAACGCGGTGTAATTAGTGAATCTACGTCGAAAGAGGACACATTAAAAGCTGTTGAAAAATACGTAGAGAAGAAAAAAGGTGAAAATGCTGGAAAAGAACCAGCAGCAGGGGATAGTGTCTCAAGAGAAGCTTTTGACTTTTTGAAAAAAGTTAAAGATGCAAAAGCAGATGCGAAAGAGAAAGTTGACCAGCCTGCTGGTGGTCCAGTAGTAGGTGAAGCGCCGGTTAAAGGGGGATTAAACGGCAAAGTACCAACTACTTCAGCGAAGCAAAAACAATATAATGGTGATGTTCGTAAAGATAAAGTTCTAGTATTGCTAGTAGAGTTTGCTGATTTTAAGCATAACAATATTGATCAAGTACCAGGTTATATGTATTCAAATGATTTTAATCCAGAACATTATCAAAAAATGTTATTTGGCGATGAGCCATTTACACTCTTTGATGGCTCAAAAGTCCCAACATTTAAACAATATTATGAAGAGCAATCTGGTGGTAGTTATACAGTCGATGGGACAGTAACAAAGTGGTTAACAGTTCCTGGTAATGCAGCGGATTATGGGGCAGATGCAGGAGATGGTGGTCATGATAATAAAGGCCCAAAAGGACCACGTGATTTTGTGAAAGAGGCATTAAATGCAGCTGTAGAAAGTGGAATTGATTTATCTGAATTTGACCAATACGATCAATATGACAATAATGGCGATGGCAATAAAAACGAGCCAGATGGTCTAATTGATCATTTAATGGTTATTCACGCGGGAGTTGGACAAGATGGAGGCGGTGGTAGACTAGGTGATGACGCAATTTGGTCACATCGCTGGAACCTTGGAACACCATATCCAATTGAAGGAACAAAAGCAAAGGTTGACAATTGGGGCGGTAAAATGGCAGCATACGACTACACAATTGAACCAGAAGATGGAGCAGTTGGTGTATTCGCACATGAATTTGGTCATGATTTAGGCCTTCCAGATGAATATGATACGAAGTACTCAGGAGCAGGTGAGCCAATTAACTCTTGGTCAGTTATGAGCGGCGGCAGTTGGGCTGGCAAAATTGCAGGTACAACGCCACCGAGTTTCTCTCCGCAAAACAAAGAGTATTTTCAAAAGAACATGGGTGGGAACTGGGCAAATATTGTAGAGGTTGACTATGATAAATTAAATCGCGGTATCGGTCTGGCGACGTACTTAGATCAAAGTGTAACGAAATCAGCTCGTCCTGGTTTAATTCGCGTTAACTTACCTGATAAAGATGTAAAAGGTATTCAGCCTGCATTCGGTAAGAAATATTACTATAGTACAAAAGGCGATAACCTTCATACAACATTAGAAACGCCAGTATTTGATTTAACAAATGCAACACAGGCGAAATTTGATTACAAAACATTGTATGAAATTGAAACGGAGTATGACTTCCTTGAAGTACATGCAGTGACAGAAGATGGTAAGAAAACGTTAGTGGATCGCATTGGTGAAAAGAATGTGAAAAATGGTCTAGATACAACGGATGGTAAATGGGTAGATAAGTCATATGACTTAAGCACATTTAAAGGTCAAAAAATAAAACTAGCATTCGAATACATTACAGATGGTGGTTTAGCACCGAACGGTTTTACACTTGATAACGCTACGTTAACAGTAGATGGAAATGTTGTGTTCTCTGATGATGCAGAAGGCGAAGCGAAATTAAAATTAAATGGTTTCGTTGTATCAAACGGTTTTGATAAGAAGAAACATAACTACTATTTAGAGTGGAGAAACTACGCTGGTGCGGATCAAGCGTTAAAATATAGTAGTGGTGTACCATATAATACAGGTCTTGTCGTATGGTATGCAGACTCTAGCTTTACAGATAATTGGGTTGGTCTGCATCCAGGAGAAGGTTTCTTAGGAGTTGTTGACTCTCACCCAGAGGCAATTGTTGGCACACTAAATGGTAAACCAACTGTTCAAAATAGTACACGATTCCAAATTGCAGATGCTGCGTTCTCCTTTAATCAAGCGCCAGCATGGAAAGTTGTATCTCCAACACGCGGAACATATGATTATAAAGGATTACCAGGTGTAACGAAGTTTGATGATTCTAAATCGTATATGAATGATTTAATCTCAGATGCAGGACGTAAATTACCGAAGCTGGGACTGAAATTTGAAGTAGTTGGACAAGCAGACGATAATTCTGCAGGTGCAGTTCGTTTATATCGTTAA
- the ppsA gene encoding phosphoenolpyruvate synthase has translation MSSFVLDFQEIEKTQLSLVGGKGLNLGELSNMQGIQVPEGFCVTTIGYEKAIEQNEELQTLLQQLTKLKKEERAQIGEMSKKIREVIMGVEIPSDVVESVFQYLSRFGNEHAYAVRSSATAEDLPYASFAGQQDTYLNITGKEAILQHIRKCWASLFTERAVMYRMQNSFEQNQVSICVVVQKMVFPRASGILFTADPITSNRKVLSIDASFGLGEALVSGLVSADNYKVKEGEIVDKVISTKKVAIYALKEGGTEKKHIDPAQQKLQTLSEQQILQLAHSGRQIEAYFGCPQDIEWCLVDDTFYIVQSRPITTLYPIPEENDGENHVYISVGHQQMMTDAMKPLGLSFFLLTTNAPMRKAGGRLFVDATQRLASPASRDYLINTLGKSDPLIRDALTTVVERDDFITLLPDDKIGKSAGKSVSPASSQPEVENDPAIVTNLIKNSEASIEELKRNMQTKSGVDVLDFIVEDIQQLKKVLFNPQSIAAIMAGMNASTWINENMEQWLGEKNAADTLSQSVQTNITSEMGLALMDVADVIRPYPEVIAYLQHVKDDSFLDELVQLKGGEKARDAISAFLNKYGMRCSGEIDITKIRWIEKPTTIIPMILNNIRDFEYGASKRKFEEGLQEALKKEEELVERLQHLPDGKQKVEETKHMIRNIRNFIGYREYPKYGMINRYFVYKQALLKEAEQLVQSGVIHEVDDIYYLTFEELHEVVRTNKLDYELIHKQKNDYKLYEKLTPPRVMTSDGEIITGKYKRGNLPVEAIIGLPVSSGVVEGRARVILNMEEADLEEGDILVTAFTDPGWTPLFVSIKGLVTEVGGLMTHGAVIAREYGLPAVVGVENATKLIKDGQRIRVHGTEGYIEVL, from the coding sequence ATGAGTTCTTTCGTTCTCGATTTTCAGGAAATAGAAAAAACACAGCTTTCGCTCGTTGGTGGAAAAGGATTGAATTTAGGGGAGTTATCCAACATGCAAGGGATACAAGTGCCAGAAGGTTTTTGTGTTACAACGATAGGATATGAAAAGGCTATCGAGCAAAATGAAGAGCTTCAAACTTTATTGCAGCAGCTAACAAAACTGAAAAAGGAAGAGCGAGCTCAAATTGGTGAAATGAGTAAGAAGATTAGAGAAGTCATTATGGGAGTAGAAATCCCTTCCGATGTAGTGGAATCGGTATTTCAATATCTCTCACGTTTTGGAAATGAACATGCGTATGCTGTGCGTTCTAGTGCTACGGCTGAAGATTTACCGTATGCCTCGTTTGCTGGTCAACAAGATACGTATTTAAATATTACCGGAAAAGAAGCGATTTTGCAGCATATAAGAAAGTGCTGGGCTTCTTTATTTACAGAGCGAGCAGTTATGTACCGCATGCAAAATAGTTTTGAGCAGAATCAAGTTTCTATATGCGTTGTCGTTCAAAAAATGGTCTTCCCACGGGCTTCGGGCATTTTATTTACGGCTGATCCGATTACTTCTAACCGAAAGGTATTATCAATCGATGCCAGTTTTGGACTGGGTGAAGCGTTAGTATCAGGACTTGTCTCTGCTGATAATTATAAAGTAAAAGAAGGCGAAATCGTCGATAAGGTGATTTCAACTAAAAAAGTAGCTATCTATGCCTTAAAAGAGGGCGGAACGGAGAAAAAACACATTGATCCGGCTCAGCAAAAGCTTCAAACATTATCAGAGCAACAAATATTACAACTGGCACACAGCGGAAGACAGATTGAAGCTTATTTTGGCTGTCCACAAGATATTGAATGGTGTTTAGTGGATGATACATTTTATATAGTTCAAAGTCGACCAATCACGACTTTATATCCAATTCCTGAAGAAAATGATGGGGAAAATCATGTGTATATATCAGTTGGTCATCAACAAATGATGACCGATGCGATGAAACCACTAGGATTATCTTTTTTCTTGTTAACGACTAATGCCCCTATGCGTAAAGCGGGAGGAAGGCTATTTGTGGATGCTACACAAAGATTAGCTTCACCTGCTAGCAGGGATTACTTAATAAATACTTTAGGGAAATCGGATCCACTCATAAGAGATGCATTAACGACTGTAGTCGAGCGAGATGATTTTATTACATTGTTACCGGATGATAAAATAGGAAAGAGTGCTGGTAAAAGTGTGTCACCTGCAAGCTCACAACCCGAAGTTGAAAATGATCCGGCAATTGTTACGAATTTAATAAAGAATAGTGAGGCATCAATCGAAGAGTTAAAACGAAACATGCAAACGAAATCAGGGGTGGATGTACTTGATTTTATTGTGGAAGATATTCAGCAATTAAAGAAAGTATTATTTAATCCGCAAAGTATCGCTGCCATTATGGCGGGTATGAATGCTTCAACATGGATTAATGAAAATATGGAGCAATGGCTAGGCGAAAAGAATGCAGCAGATACGCTTTCTCAATCGGTACAAACCAATATTACGTCAGAAATGGGTTTAGCATTAATGGATGTTGCTGATGTGATTCGGCCGTATCCAGAAGTTATTGCGTATTTACAACATGTAAAAGATGATAGCTTTTTAGACGAACTAGTTCAGTTAAAAGGTGGGGAGAAAGCTCGAGATGCCATCTCTGCTTTTCTAAATAAATACGGAATGAGATGCAGCGGAGAAATAGATATTACGAAAATACGCTGGATTGAAAAGCCAACTACTATTATCCCGATGATTTTAAATAACATTAGAGACTTTGAATATGGTGCGAGTAAACGGAAATTTGAAGAAGGATTGCAAGAAGCTTTGAAAAAAGAAGAAGAGTTAGTAGAGCGATTGCAGCATTTGCCGGATGGTAAACAAAAAGTAGAAGAGACGAAGCATATGATTCGTAACATCCGGAATTTCATCGGTTATCGTGAATACCCGAAATACGGCATGATTAATCGCTATTTTGTATATAAGCAGGCGTTACTGAAAGAAGCTGAGCAACTTGTGCAGAGCGGTGTCATTCATGAAGTTGATGATATATACTATCTAACTTTTGAAGAGCTTCACGAAGTTGTTCGTACGAATAAATTAGATTACGAGCTTATTCATAAACAAAAAAATGATTATAAATTATATGAAAAACTAACGCCTCCGCGTGTAATGACGTCTGATGGAGAAATCATTACAGGTAAGTATAAACGTGGAAATCTTCCAGTCGAGGCTATCATAGGTTTGCCTGTTTCTTCAGGTGTAGTTGAGGGGAGAGCACGCGTTATTTTAAACATGGAAGAAGCGGATTTAGAAGAAGGAGATATATTAGTTACTGCTTTTACTGACCCAGGCTGGACACCGTTATTTGTGTCTATAAAAGGATTAGTCACTGAAGTCGGCGGACTCATGACGCACGGAGCAGTTATCGCACGTGAATATGGCTTACCGGCAGTCGTTGGGGTAGAGAATGCTACGAAATTAATAAAAGATGGACAGCGAATTCGGGTACATGGAACAGAAGGGTATATTGAAGTGTTGTAG
- a CDS encoding exosporium glycoprotein BclB-related protein, translated as MQKIYELLQAHAIDPDLIGPTFPPIPSITFPTGPTGNTGATGSTGATGDTGPTGSTGATGDTGPTGSTGATGNTGSTGDTGPTGSTGATGNTGSTGDTGPTGSTGATGNTGSTGDTGPTGSTGATGNTGSTGNTGPTGDTGATGSTGPTGSTGATGNTGPTGSTGVTGNTGPTGSTGVTGNTGPTGNTGSTGDTGPTGNTGATGGTGATGSTGPTGGTGATGSTGPTGGTGATGSTGPTGGTGTTGNTGPTGGTGTTGNTGPTGGTGPTGNTGSTGETGATGSTGSTGGTGATGSGAIVPFASGGPVILTTIAGGLVGTTSLVGFGSSATGITVVGGNIDLTGTALGPIINFAFSMPRSGTITSLAAYFSVTVALSLVGTTVTLNAQLYQSTTPDNTFSPIPGATVTLAPSLTGALALGTISSGIITGLNIPVTPATRLLLVFSATASGLSLVNTITGYASAGLGIN; from the coding sequence ATGCAAAAAATATATGAATTGCTTCAAGCTCATGCAATAGATCCTGATTTAATTGGACCTACTTTTCCGCCAATTCCATCAATAACATTTCCTACGGGGCCGACAGGAAATACGGGAGCAACCGGAAGTACGGGGGCAACCGGAGATACAGGGCCGACCGGAAGTACGGGGGCAACCGGAGATACAGGGCCGACCGGAAGTACGGGAGCAACTGGAAACACAGGTTCAACCGGAGATACAGGGCCGACCGGAAGTACGGGAGCAACTGGAAATACAGGTTCGACCGGAGATACAGGGCCGACCGGAAGTACGGGAGCAACTGGAAACACAGGTTCAACCGGAGATACAGGGCCGACCGGAAGTACGGGAGCAACTGGAAATACAGGTTCAACCGGAAATACGGGCCCGACCGGAGACACGGGAGCAACCGGAAGTACAGGGCCGACCGGAAGTACGGGAGCAACTGGAAACACAGGGCCGACCGGAAGTACGGGAGTAACTGGAAACACAGGGCCGACCGGAAGTACGGGAGTAACTGGAAACACAGGGCCGACCGGAAATACAGGCTCAACCGGAGATACAGGCCCGACTGGAAATACAGGGGCAACCGGAGGAACGGGAGCAACTGGAAGTACGGGTCCAACCGGAGGAACGGGAGCAACTGGAAGTACAGGTCCAACCGGAGGAACGGGAGCAACTGGAAGTACGGGTCCAACCGGAGGAACGGGAACAACTGGAAATACGGGTCCAACCGGAGGAACGGGAACAACTGGAAATACGGGTCCAACCGGAGGAACGGGACCGACCGGAAATACAGGTTCAACCGGAGAAACGGGAGCGACAGGAAGTACAGGTTCAACCGGAGGAACGGGAGCAACCGGAAGTGGAGCAATTGTACCATTTGCTTCTGGCGGCCCGGTTATTTTGACTACAATTGCAGGTGGATTAGTAGGAACAACAAGTTTAGTTGGATTTGGGAGTTCGGCGACAGGTATAACGGTTGTTGGAGGCAATATTGATTTGACCGGTACGGCATTAGGCCCTATTATAAATTTTGCATTTTCAATGCCGCGTAGTGGTACCATTACTTCGTTAGCAGCATATTTTAGTGTTACTGTCGCATTAAGCTTGGTTGGTACGACGGTGACATTAAATGCGCAATTGTATCAGTCAACTACGCCGGATAATACTTTTAGCCCGATCCCAGGGGCAACAGTTACTTTAGCACCTTCTTTAACGGGTGCATTAGCTCTAGGAACTATATCATCTGGGATAATAACGGGATTGAATATTCCGGTAACTCCAGCAACAAGACTCTTGCTTGTTTTTTCCGCTACAGCTTCTGGTCTTTCACTTGTTAATACTATTACGGGTTATGCAAGTGCAGGACTAGGCATTAATTAA
- a CDS encoding sulfotransferase family 2 domain-containing protein produces MPITNIYDFISKYGRPPHFHKDFPLILFWSQKSGCTSLVYWFFYHINLFKEAVKYNPFVHHYEFDIYKNSIPYFTDLANALQKKEKDTYKLVRNPFKRAVSSFISLIPAPYYESTEWKPVRRYLYGDESCNKKISFKLYLYYLKAHAPDFEGVNPHFTPQYIQGEEEFVTNYIYLENLSTELSNLEDKYGLKKSPLNGLINSWHHQNKLAVYKGIYADGDITDPLFPRHPTYDSFYDEETIQLVKDIFKDDFKTYEYSLNLI; encoded by the coding sequence ATGCCTATCACAAATATTTATGATTTTATATCCAAGTATGGGCGTCCCCCTCATTTTCACAAAGACTTTCCCCTAATCTTATTTTGGAGCCAAAAAAGCGGCTGCACTTCACTTGTATATTGGTTCTTTTATCACATTAATTTATTTAAAGAAGCGGTTAAATATAATCCATTTGTTCATCACTATGAATTTGATATTTATAAAAACTCCATACCTTATTTCACTGATTTAGCCAATGCATTACAAAAAAAAGAAAAAGACACCTATAAATTAGTAAGAAATCCCTTCAAAAGGGCCGTAAGCTCCTTTATTTCTCTGATTCCTGCTCCGTATTACGAATCCACTGAATGGAAGCCCGTCCGTCGTTATCTTTATGGTGATGAATCCTGTAATAAAAAAATTTCCTTTAAACTTTACTTGTACTATTTAAAAGCACATGCACCGGATTTTGAGGGCGTAAATCCACACTTCACACCACAGTATATACAAGGAGAAGAAGAGTTTGTAACAAATTATATTTACCTGGAGAATCTCTCTACGGAACTTTCTAATTTAGAAGACAAATACGGATTAAAAAAATCTCCTCTAAATGGATTGATTAACTCGTGGCACCACCAAAACAAATTAGCAGTTTACAAGGGGATATATGCAGATGGGGATATTACTGATCCTTTATTCCCAAGACATCCCACCTACGATAGTTTTTATGATGAAGAAACAATTCAATTGGTCAAAGATATTTTCAAAGATGATTTCAAGACATATGAATACTCATTAAATCTAATTTAA
- a CDS encoding DUF1796 family putative cysteine peptidase, with protein MIILEFKELHGLYDDVISLGENCYTAINLQKYKLRKHSGPLDWFTSPDLSSINGLLKNDFIDFMDLNNMYAMVDKNIVFNDGVIQPVSSHIVKDIKYNITSYHDFPVISNKEWSTTYPEFKQKLDRRINNFYKIMEKSQSILFVRWGGNLIETLELQSMLSRIVRNNFKILLLSPTGAENEITTLEWGIDHVCTLQVSKNYLNKRTWYILLKDIHLNSKI; from the coding sequence ATGATTATATTGGAATTCAAAGAGTTACATGGATTATACGATGATGTTATTAGTTTAGGTGAAAACTGTTATACTGCCATCAATTTACAAAAATACAAGCTAAGGAAACATTCTGGTCCTCTAGATTGGTTTACGTCGCCAGATCTCTCTTCCATAAATGGTTTATTAAAAAATGATTTCATAGATTTTATGGATTTAAATAATATGTATGCAATGGTAGATAAAAATATTGTTTTTAATGATGGAGTGATACAACCTGTATCCTCCCATATTGTAAAAGATATAAAATATAACATAACATCCTATCATGATTTCCCTGTTATCTCCAATAAAGAATGGTCTACCACATATCCTGAATTTAAGCAAAAATTAGATCGAAGAATTAATAATTTTTATAAAATAATGGAAAAATCCCAATCTATTTTATTTGTTAGATGGGGTGGTAATCTCATTGAGACACTAGAATTACAGTCTATGTTATCAAGGATTGTTAGAAATAACTTTAAGATACTTCTACTCTCTCCAACAGGAGCAGAAAATGAAATCACCACATTAGAATGGGGTATCGATCACGTTTGTACACTTCAAGTTTCAAAGAATTATTTGAATAAAAGAACATGGTATATATTATTAAAAGATATACACCTAAATTCAAAAATATAA
- a CDS encoding glycosyltransferase family 2 protein, translated as MITTLISHFYNEEYLLPWWLMHHKQIFDHGILINRGSTDRSVEMCRIFAPNWEVRNSRVPEFDAEQVDNEVMDIESEVTGWKMTLNTTEFLCYPNKTEFFNSLDELKKRMYAIRMILMVDPLNYEYRNPRYSIPLVEQRSHGYFPHNPHPGKSWRLIHDYKSGEYTPGRHSSAYSFQLYPSPAFVLKFYFSPWNDQMKRRRLQIAPTLSKRWSALTSFYGTSLEELEEKFIGTAEHTQDLRLNPEYQAVFLTKNKFT; from the coding sequence ATTATCACTACATTAATCTCGCACTTTTATAATGAAGAATATTTACTACCTTGGTGGTTAATGCATCATAAACAAATTTTTGATCATGGTATTTTAATAAATAGGGGTTCTACAGATCGATCAGTGGAGATGTGTAGAATATTCGCACCGAACTGGGAAGTGAGGAATTCAAGAGTACCAGAGTTCGACGCGGAACAAGTGGATAATGAAGTTATGGATATTGAAAGTGAAGTGACGGGGTGGAAAATGACTTTAAATACTACCGAATTTCTTTGTTATCCAAATAAAACTGAATTTTTTAATTCGCTAGATGAATTAAAAAAGAGGATGTATGCAATTCGAATGATCTTAATGGTCGATCCTTTAAATTATGAATATCGTAATCCAAGATACTCTATTCCATTGGTAGAACAAAGATCTCATGGTTATTTTCCACACAATCCACATCCCGGAAAAAGTTGGAGGTTGATCCACGATTATAAAAGCGGGGAATATACGCCAGGGAGACATTCATCAGCGTATTCATTCCAGTTGTATCCTTCACCGGCTTTTGTTTTGAAATTCTATTTTAGTCCATGGAACGATCAAATGAAAAGGCGAAGGTTACAAATTGCTCCAACCTTATCTAAACGTTGGAGTGCTTTAACATCTTTTTATGGAACAAGTTTAGAAGAACTGGAGGAGAAATTTATAGGAACTGCAGAGCATACGCAAGACCTTCGCTTAAATCCAGAGTATCAAGCAGTATTTTTAACAAAGAATAAATTTACATGA
- a CDS encoding YolD-like family protein, which translates to MRNANMPKGRGMVKWQPFASMPEQFACIKEMMQEQTKVPRPTLTQDAKERIENKLLLSYLGEEEVLLTYYKDGYLYKNYITVHDINPLNETIICTDAFHNQRMFKFGDVIEID; encoded by the coding sequence GTGAGGAATGCGAATATGCCAAAAGGAAGAGGAATGGTAAAGTGGCAACCGTTTGCTAGTATGCCGGAGCAGTTCGCCTGTATTAAAGAAATGATGCAGGAGCAAACAAAAGTTCCTCGTCCAACCTTAACGCAAGATGCAAAAGAGAGGATTGAAAATAAGCTGTTACTTTCATATTTAGGTGAGGAAGAGGTTTTACTTACATATTATAAAGACGGCTATCTATATAAAAATTACATAACAGTACATGATATAAATCCATTAAATGAGACAATTATTTGTACCGATGCTTTTCATAATCAAAGAATGTTTAAGTTTGGTGATGTAATTGAGATTGATTAA